One region of Sphingomonas abietis genomic DNA includes:
- a CDS encoding integration host factor subunit beta, which translates to MIRSELVQRVADANPELPLKDVEHLVSVIFEAISAHLVAGGRVELRGFGAFSTRARDARTGRNPRTGEPVDVSAKRVPYFKPGKEMRERLNVA; encoded by the coding sequence ATGATCCGATCCGAACTGGTGCAGCGGGTGGCCGATGCCAACCCCGAGTTGCCGCTGAAGGACGTGGAGCACCTCGTCTCCGTCATCTTCGAGGCAATCAGCGCCCATCTGGTGGCGGGAGGCCGCGTCGAGCTGCGCGGCTTCGGCGCCTTCTCCACCCGGGCCCGCGATGCCCGCACCGGCCGCAACCCGCGCACCGGCGAGCCGGTCGATGTCTCGGCCAAGCGCGTGCCCTATTTCAAGCCTGGCAAAGAAATGCGCGAACGCCTCAACGTGGCATGA
- a CDS encoding BlaI/MecI/CopY family transcriptional regulator has translation MAERIGEAELSVMDVLWASAVPLTALEVAERIHPVRDWSDRTVKTMLARLLAKGVLAHEEDGRRYLYRAMVTRNAYVARESRRLVDRLFGGRAAPLLAHLAENDGLTTQDIAELETLLKTLRR, from the coding sequence TTGGCGGAACGGATCGGTGAGGCCGAGCTGTCGGTGATGGACGTGCTGTGGGCCAGCGCGGTGCCGCTCACCGCCCTGGAGGTTGCCGAGCGGATTCATCCCGTGCGGGACTGGAGCGACCGCACCGTGAAGACGATGCTGGCCCGGCTGCTGGCCAAGGGGGTGCTGGCCCATGAGGAGGATGGCCGCCGCTATCTCTATCGCGCCATGGTGACCCGCAACGCCTATGTCGCGCGGGAATCGCGCAGGCTGGTCGATCGGCTGTTCGGTGGCCGCGCTGCGCCGCTGCTCGCGCATCTGGCCGAGAATGACGGCCTCACCACGCAGGACATCGCCGAATTGGAAACCCTGCTCAAGACGCTGCGGCGCTGA
- a CDS encoding PilZ domain-containing protein — MQAVIEVRRDDPRRESRHFAHRDGEIEPAGSNSVSGVVTDLSRSGFRIVVDEPLAAESVVWLKVGGHGPFMARVVWYDGTAAGCEFAGKLQPELVERLLQA; from the coding sequence ATGCAGGCAGTCATTGAGGTGCGCCGGGACGATCCGCGCCGCGAATCCCGCCACTTCGCGCATCGTGATGGCGAGATCGAGCCGGCCGGCTCGAACAGCGTATCGGGGGTCGTCACCGATCTGTCGCGGTCGGGCTTCCGCATCGTCGTGGACGAGCCGCTGGCGGCCGAGAGCGTGGTGTGGCTGAAGGTCGGCGGGCATGGCCCGTTCATGGCCCGGGTGGTCTGGTATGACGGCACCGCGGCGGGCTGCGAGTTCGCCGGCAAGCTGCAACCCGAGCTTGTGGAGCGCCTGCTCCAGGCGTGA